One Rhodospirillales bacterium genomic window carries:
- a CDS encoding heme A synthase, translating into MTARFHPSNTLPRSVTIWLCIVMAMIVIMVMVGGVTRLTQSGLSMVDWRPIMGIIPPLTQLDWQDAFAAYKQFPEYKTLNYGMTLSEFKGIFLMEYSHRVWGRLIGLVFMVPLMWFFIRGTVCGPLAWKLLGLLLLGAAQGAMGWIMVKSGLSDDPSVSPYRLTAHLALAILIAGLILRMLLGSLAPEQAPVKTQDRILPIARMSFVLAVLTLLSGGFVAGLDAGMTYNTFPLMDGQLIPEGMWAMDPIWRNPFENITMVQFDHRVLGISTAVACLFLWVRARNADAPPRLALAINLTGLMAIAQPALGIMTLLLATPVTLAAAHQTGALILLGMLIWVVTALRADP; encoded by the coding sequence ATGACCGCTCGTTTCCATCCATCCAACACCCTGCCCCGAAGCGTTACTATCTGGCTTTGCATTGTCATGGCAATGATCGTCATCATGGTGATGGTTGGCGGGGTGACGCGGCTGACACAATCGGGGCTTTCCATGGTGGATTGGCGCCCCATCATGGGCATTATTCCGCCCCTAACGCAGTTGGATTGGCAAGATGCATTCGCTGCCTACAAGCAATTTCCAGAATACAAGACGCTGAACTACGGCATGACGCTGTCCGAATTCAAGGGCATTTTCTTGATGGAATACAGCCACCGGGTCTGGGGGCGGTTGATCGGTCTGGTCTTTATGGTGCCCCTGATGTGGTTCTTTATCCGGGGCACCGTGTGCGGGCCTTTGGCATGGAAGCTGTTAGGGCTTTTGCTTTTGGGCGCAGCCCAGGGTGCCATGGGCTGGATCATGGTCAAAAGCGGATTAAGCGATGATCCCAGCGTCAGCCCCTATCGCCTGACGGCCCACCTTGCGCTGGCGATTTTAATCGCGGGGTTGATCTTGCGCATGCTGTTGGGGTCTCTGGCCCCCGAGCAGGCGCCTGTAAAAACGCAAGATCGCATTTTACCCATTGCCCGCATGAGCTTTGTGCTGGCCGTCCTGACCCTTCTCAGTGGTGGCTTTGTTGCAGGGCTGGATGCCGGCATGACCTACAACACCTTTCCCCTGATGGATGGCCAACTGATTCCAGAGGGCATGTGGGCCATGGACCCGATTTGGCGCAATCCGTTTGAAAACATCACCATGGTCCAGTTTGACCATCGGGTTTTGGGCATATCCACAGCGGTTGCCTGTCTTTTTCTATGGGTGCGCGCGCGAAATGCGGACGCACCGCCAAGGCTTGCACTCGCCATCAACCTCACCGGGCTGATGGCCATCGCCCAGCCTGCCCTTGGCATCATGACCCTTTTGCTGGCAACCCCGGTGACCCTTGCTGCCGCCCATCAAACCGGCGCATTGATCCTTTTGGGGATGCTGATCTGGGTGGTCACAGCGCTTCGGGCCGATCCTTGA
- a CDS encoding siroheme synthase: MYPVLFDPSRFGVVLAGSGPSALRRLQGLDDAGAQKVTVFSPDADAQLLDAAGDRLVDRLPGRQDLAHAGLVLVAGLADEVAEPIAVMARELGVPVNVEDRKKWCDFHVPAVVRRGDLLLTVSTGGQCPGLSSKIREMLSALFGVEWAERLSDLGKERESWRAGGADIPTLRARTKEWIDQKGWFS; this comes from the coding sequence GTGTATCCCGTTCTGTTTGATCCATCCCGATTTGGGGTTGTGCTGGCAGGCAGTGGTCCGTCGGCACTGCGCCGGTTGCAAGGTCTGGATGATGCCGGTGCCCAAAAGGTGACGGTGTTTTCCCCCGATGCGGATGCGCAATTACTTGATGCGGCGGGGGATCGCCTTGTTGATCGCCTGCCCGGGAGGCAAGATTTGGCCCATGCGGGGCTTGTCCTTGTTGCCGGCCTTGCAGATGAGGTGGCAGAGCCCATAGCGGTCATGGCCCGCGAACTGGGGGTGCCGGTCAATGTGGAAGACCGCAAAAAATGGTGTGATTTTCATGTGCCAGCCGTGGTTCGCCGGGGGGATTTGCTCCTGACGGTTTCCACTGGCGGTCAATGTCCGGGATTATCATCAAAAATCAGGGAAATGCTTTCCGCATTGTTTGGGGTGGAATGGGCAGAGCGCCTGTCTGACCTCGGAAAGGAAAGAGAATCCTGGCGGGCAGGGGGTGCCGATATTCCAACCCTGCGCGCGCGGACAAAAGAATGGATCGACCAGAAGGGCTGGTTCAGCTAA
- a CDS encoding ABC transporter substrate-binding protein: MALDLTVAVSAYDRTRALLDGRIGIEGCNANVLDLEPEEMFHRSLHFGEFDVTELSFSNYLTMTAAGECPYIGIPIFPARKFRHSGIFINTKSGIKSAEDLAGKTIGTPEYTVTAVTWVRGILEDEFGVKPTDMKWCWGGLREAGRAQKTSFNIPEGLVLEPAPKGQTLQNMLAAGDIDAIISPRAPNCFLEGHPDVARLFPDFIEREKDYFNSTGIFPIMHLMGIRKELAEAQPWLADSVCKAFNAAKAVAYLEITEDNIPRVTNPWMEAHTAEVQALMGNDFWPYGMEENRKPLEAFLRYHFDQGLADKRLSVEEIFVPSTLSHSRI, encoded by the coding sequence ATGGCACTTGATCTGACCGTCGCCGTTAGCGCCTATGATCGCACACGGGCATTGCTGGATGGCAGGATCGGGATCGAGGGGTGCAACGCCAATGTCTTAGATCTTGAACCCGAAGAAATGTTTCACCGCTCCCTTCATTTTGGTGAATTTGATGTCACCGAATTGTCATTTTCAAACTACCTGACCATGACCGCTGCGGGCGAGTGCCCCTATATCGGCATTCCTATTTTCCCGGCCCGAAAATTCCGCCATTCAGGCATCTTCATCAACACCAAGTCTGGCATCAAAAGCGCCGAAGACCTGGCTGGCAAAACCATTGGCACACCGGAATACACCGTCACAGCCGTAACCTGGGTACGGGGCATCCTTGAAGACGAATTCGGCGTAAAACCGACCGACATGAAATGGTGTTGGGGGGGATTGCGAGAAGCAGGGCGTGCCCAGAAAACAAGTTTCAACATTCCCGAAGGCCTGGTTTTGGAACCTGCCCCCAAGGGCCAAACCCTGCAAAACATGCTGGCAGCGGGAGACATTGATGCCATTATTTCTCCCCGCGCCCCAAATTGCTTCCTAGAAGGGCACCCCGATGTCGCGCGTCTGTTTCCCGATTTCATCGAACGGGAAAAAGATTATTTCAATTCAACCGGTATTTTCCCGATTATGCACTTGATGGGCATTCGCAAGGAACTGGCCGAAGCCCAACCATGGCTGGCCGATAGTGTGTGCAAGGCTTTTAATGCGGCCAAGGCCGTGGCTTATCTGGAAATTACCGAAGACAACATCCCGCGCGTCACCAACCCGTGGATGGAGGCCCATACCGCAGAGGTCCAGGCCTTGATGGGGAACGATTTCTGGCCCTATGGGATGGAAGAAAACCGCAAACCACTGGAAGCCTTCCTGCGATACCATTTTGATCAGGGTTTGGCTGACAAACGCCTGAGTGTAGAGGAAATATTCGTGCCCTCCACGCTTTCCCACAGCAGAATTTAA
- a CDS encoding nitrite/sulfite reductase, with translation MTDSSLDKTQTARKEGIGAYTGVSDDVEPLARLSDIEEYRAGFAKLKSGEWDAGKWQGYRLRFGVYGQLQPNVHMIRVKVPGGILSFGDARRVSEANRRWGGEHIHVSTRQDLQLYYVKPDDVPPTLEYMAEAGITTREACGNTIRNLTACHHSGICPREHVDAGAVAERLAHSWMRHPLAQHMPRKFKATVSGCESDCGSSYIHDLGLVATHLDGKPGFKIFAGGGTGGLPVSASLVSDFVEEGDLPAVVEALLRVHQKYSNRRDRNKARLKFINKRFGPEKFRALFEEAFEQTRTMPQRPWQPLTWRKGDTNAPTPVSPGGIVAAHDDSVGVVVHQRLGLFTADELDALVDLAENAGARELRTTRDQNLVIVGLAKDKAPAVVASVREMGFDVENGPGDVAAVVSCPGTSTCAIGITNSQQFGDTIQDVVRNYAPKPNVTVKISGCQNGCGLHHVADFGFRGMGKKIKGRNAPHYQIYIGGDERINGHLGLSGPVVPARLAEETLKIFMKGYADDRQNGESVRDWGLRLGKDGLRNLIEPISEQVREADEGLFFDYGDDWEFTPPAGRVAECAAGVDDDDLQKDMADDALINTDRVLSAAAFDLVAENASAGFRYAGQRLRIRVGLPGEDADSEEQVISSVRTGYSAGKDVDVLAGIDRFLKARADFAAKGDDVHGSHLREALAYWIDLVEEVIARPVSFGGFDSAALGDGGSSVADLIKG, from the coding sequence ATGACCGATTCCAGTCTCGATAAAACCCAAACCGCGCGCAAAGAAGGCATTGGTGCCTATACCGGGGTTTCCGATGACGTTGAGCCTTTGGCACGGTTGTCGGATATCGAAGAATACCGGGCAGGATTTGCCAAGCTGAAATCCGGTGAATGGGATGCCGGCAAATGGCAGGGCTATCGATTGCGCTTTGGTGTTTATGGCCAGCTTCAACCCAATGTCCATATGATCCGGGTCAAAGTTCCCGGCGGCATTCTTTCTTTTGGCGATGCGCGTCGTGTCAGTGAGGCCAACCGTCGCTGGGGTGGGGAACATATTCATGTCTCAACCCGCCAGGATTTACAGCTTTATTATGTGAAGCCCGATGATGTTCCCCCGACGCTGGAATATATGGCCGAAGCCGGGATTACCACCCGTGAAGCCTGCGGCAATACCATCCGTAACCTGACGGCTTGTCATCATTCCGGCATTTGCCCCCGGGAACATGTCGATGCTGGCGCGGTGGCAGAACGTCTCGCCCATAGCTGGATGCGCCATCCTTTGGCCCAGCACATGCCGCGCAAATTCAAGGCGACGGTGTCGGGCTGCGAAAGTGATTGCGGATCAAGCTACATTCATGATCTTGGGCTGGTTGCCACCCATCTAGATGGCAAGCCAGGCTTTAAGATTTTTGCAGGTGGCGGCACCGGGGGACTTCCCGTGTCTGCATCGCTGGTTTCTGATTTTGTAGAGGAAGGCGACTTGCCTGCTGTGGTCGAGGCCCTGCTGCGCGTGCATCAGAAATATTCAAACCGGCGTGATCGGAACAAAGCCCGGCTTAAATTCATCAACAAACGGTTTGGGCCGGAAAAATTCCGGGCATTGTTCGAAGAAGCCTTTGAACAAACCCGCACCATGCCCCAACGCCCGTGGCAGCCGCTGACATGGCGCAAAGGCGATACAAATGCCCCCACACCCGTATCGCCCGGTGGCATTGTTGCCGCCCATGACGATAGCGTTGGTGTGGTTGTCCATCAAAGGCTGGGTTTGTTTACAGCGGATGAATTGGACGCACTGGTTGATCTCGCAGAAAATGCCGGTGCCCGCGAATTGCGCACCACCCGGGATCAGAATTTGGTGATTGTTGGTTTGGCTAAAGACAAGGCCCCCGCCGTGGTGGCCAGTGTCCGCGAAATGGGTTTCGATGTGGAAAACGGCCCCGGTGATGTTGCCGCAGTGGTCAGTTGCCCCGGCACCTCGACCTGCGCCATTGGCATTACCAATTCCCAGCAATTTGGCGATACCATTCAAGATGTTGTGCGCAATTATGCGCCAAAGCCCAATGTGACGGTCAAAATTTCCGGCTGCCAAAATGGCTGTGGCCTGCACCACGTTGCCGATTTCGGGTTCCGTGGCATGGGCAAAAAGATCAAGGGTCGCAATGCACCCCATTACCAGATTTATATTGGTGGTGATGAACGGATCAACGGGCATCTTGGCCTTTCCGGCCCGGTTGTGCCTGCCCGATTGGCCGAAGAAACCCTGAAGATTTTCATGAAGGGATATGCAGATGATCGCCAGAATGGCGAAAGCGTCCGTGACTGGGGCCTGCGCCTCGGCAAGGATGGCTTGCGGAATTTGATCGAGCCGATTTCCGAGCAGGTGCGCGAAGCAGATGAAGGCCTGTTCTTTGATTATGGTGATGATTGGGAATTCACACCGCCTGCGGGCCGTGTCGCTGAATGTGCCGCCGGTGTCGATGATGATGACCTTCAAAAGGATATGGCGGATGATGCCCTGATCAATACTGATCGGGTGTTAAGTGCGGCGGCATTTGATCTGGTGGCCGAAAATGCCAGTGCCGGGTTCCGGTATGCTGGCCAACGCCTGCGTATCAGGGTCGGTCTTCCCGGTGAAGATGCCGACAGCGAAGAACAGGTTATTTCTTCTGTGCGCACGGGCTATAGTGCAGGCAAGGATGTGGATGTTCTGGCCGGGATTGATCGTTTCCTGAAAGCAAGAGCCGATTTTGCTGCCAAAGGAGATGATGTCCATGGATCGCATCTGCGTGAAGCATTGGCGTACTGGATTGATCTGGTTGAAGAAGTCATTGCCCGCCCGGTTTCATTCGGTGGCTTTGACAGTGCCGCCCTGGGTGATGGTGGCAGCTCGGTCGCCGACCTGATCAAAGGCTGA